A region from the Kazachstania africana CBS 2517 chromosome 11, complete genome genome encodes:
- the TRS31 gene encoding TRAPP subunit TRS31 (similar to Saccharomyces cerevisiae TRS31 (YDR472W); ancestral locus Anc_5.601) — translation MSTDNIIYPSTSDDSFKRPNHGYDYTKGAKSHTTIESSSINYPTKIYNDSLVANRKEVSLSSMAFLFQQMIIHFHKDSKTVHEFEEKLLTNGFQIGSKLLELLNFRSSINPTNSSRTSTFLSSNTNLPTPKMQSQTSYDTTSGNSSIPSNNAVISKTTTQNTISNQEAASTSHYSSIANTINKMKRRDLKILDILQFIHGTLWSYLFNHVSDDLVKSSERNNEYMIIDNNPVLTQFINNNIKNSCNYFMCGIINGFLNNAAFICKVTPHRMPTENSDERIVYLIKFDSQVLERENLRFSS, via the coding sequence ATGTCTACAGACAACATCATATATCCTAGTACGTCAGATGATTCATTCAAAAGGCCAAATCACGGCTATGATTATACTAAAGGAGCTAAAAGTCATACTACCATcgaatcttcttctataAACTACCCTACAAAAATCTACAATGATTCATTGGTAGCAAATAGGAAGGAAGTCTCACTCTCCTCAATGGCATTCCTTTTCCAACAGATGATCATTCATTTCCATAAGGATAGTAAAACAGTAcatgaatttgaagaaaaattgctCACAAATGGCTTCCAAATCGGTTCGAAACTGCTAGAATTATTGAACTTTAGGTCATCAATAAACCCCAccaattcttcaagaacTTCGACATTTCTATCATCAAATACAAATTTGCCAACACCTAAGATGCAATCGCAGACAAGCTACGATACTACTTCTGGTAACTCTTCAATCCCATCAAATAATGCCGTTATATCGAAGACTACAACTCAGAACACAATAAGTAACCAAGAAGCTGCTTCTACAAGTCATTATTCTTCAATAGcaaatacaataaataaaatgaaacGTCGTGATTTGAAGATTCTAGACATTTTACAATTCATTCATGGTACTCTCTGGTCTTACCTTTTCAATCATGTATCTGACGACTTGGTTAAATCATCTGAACGTAATAACGAGTACATGATAATTGACAACAATCCAGTCCTTACGCAGTTTATAAACAACAACATAAAAAATTCGTGCAATTATTTCATGTGTGGGATTATTAATGGATTCTTGAACAATGCTGCATTTATTTGTAAAGTAACGCCCCATCGTATGCCAACAGAGAATAGCGATGAAAGAATCGTTTACTTAATCAAATTCGACAGTCAAGTTTTGGAAAGAGAAAACCTGAGATTCAGTAGTTAG
- the EAP1 gene encoding Eap1p (similar to Saccharomyces cerevisiae EAP1 (YKL204W); ancestral locus Anc_1.518), whose translation MEFNDPSIVSAIVAEDQQQEASGTDASLAQFLKQLKAKNEKTNKNKDIVDDSSSDSKSSVASTPSIQLEDITSIVDYKPKTVIKAHVYSMNELLALKNEVPSKLLEEKLLMLPKKKFWRLHLKYSEHKGSHRNANNHNNNTSNTSGSNSKQRSFAGDNGRHHQYERRNSKSKNFRNNQRKSLQSSRDVDDRSEFEFLKRLHNKHSQNKDFNETFEGLDIDIQSTGNAIADFEAWKAKMKQIERQKKGLPLEENETKPTGQKQAPKEEAITQAGGSSNVISDFFNFSNSNELDEELKPIEDTTTTASAAQPAQKLGINTGLETSRSSSSRFTSFFTAPSSTKDISENVNVNNKDQSRTPNIEVSEPFSNKQASGSRLMNFFKDSPSNSTTPKPTPTQARKENVTSDKRNDTHGEQMRNLNFQMPPSGAQQMPMPQQQSAITNTFFQGLLNKNKISENEDRSNISTPPPPPPGLMMPPMGMPQQNFAQPPPGGLGPRGMMGQFPPPPPGMQGYPPMGMPIMGMPNTQNKCNDKRNSSTTEGDNNTNNANDANLKQFIPMMPPPPPGFMPMGGMPMNFNGNMQFPPNGMMMQHMQPPNNNNPGDRDGNDTNNGTNNAQRFFPMMPPNPNQGFPNVPPSGIPNRTGQEKQ comes from the coding sequence ATGGAATTTAACGACCCATCGATAGTGTCAGCTATAGTGGCTGAAGATCAACAGCAAGAGGCTTCTGGAACTGATGCCAGTTTAGCACAATTTTTAAAGCAATTAAAAgccaaaaatgaaaagacaaataaaaataaggATATAGTTGatgattcttcatcagattCCAAATCATCCGTTGCTAGCACACCTAGCATACAGTTGGAAGACATCACTTCCATCGTTGATTACAAGCCAAAAACAGTTATCAAAGCACATGTATATAGTATGAACGAACTATTggctttgaaaaatgaagtaCCATCAAAActtttggaagaaaaacTACTAATGTtaccaaagaagaaattttggaGGCTgcatttgaaatattcagaGCATAAAGGAAGCCACAGAAATGCTAACAATCATAACAACAACACTAGTAACACAAGTGGTAGTAATTCTAAACAAAGGTCTTTTGCCGGTGATAATGGAcgtcatcatcaatatgaaagaagaaatagtaaGTCCAAGAATTTCAGAAACAATCAACGCAAATCTTTACAGTCATCTAGGGATGTTGACGATAGATCAGAATtcgaatttttgaaaagattacaCAATAAACACTCACAAAATAAAGACTTCaatgaaacttttgaaGGTTTGGATATTGATATTCAAAGTACTGGTAATGCCATTGCTGATTTTGAAGCTTGGAAAGCcaaaatgaaacaaattgaGCGTCAAAAAAAGGGTTTGccattagaagaaaatgagaCCAAACCAACAGGGCAGAAGCAAGCtccaaaagaagaagctatCACACAAGCTGGTGGATCATCAAATGTAATCTCagattttttcaacttttctaattcaaatgaactcgatgaagaattgaaaccAATTGAAGACACTACTACAACTGCTTCTGCCGCTCAACCTGCACAGAAATTAGGAATCAACACAGGTTTAGAGACTTCAAGAAGCTCGTCTTCTAGATTTACCTCATTCTTTACCGCTCCATCGTCCACAAAAGATATATCAGAAAACGTAAACGTCAACAACAAAGACCAGTCAAGAACCCCTAATATTGAAGTAAGTGAACCTTTTTCGAACAAGCAAGCAAGTGGATCAAGgttgatgaattttttcaaggATTCTCCTTCAAATTCAACCACACCTAAACCAACACCAACACAAGCAAGAAAGGAAAACGTTACTAGTGacaaaagaaatgataCTCATGGTGAGCAAATGCGTAACTTAAACTTCCAAATGCCACCTTCTGGTGCTCAACAAATGCCAATGCCACAACAACAATCTGCCATAACAAATACATTTTTCCAAGGCttattaaataaaaacaaaatatcagaaaatgaggatagatcaaatatttcaaccCCTCCACCCCCACCACCTGGCTTAATGATGCCACCAATGGGCATGCCACAACAAAATTTCGCTCAGCCACCTCCAGGAGGACTTGGTCCAAGAGGTATGATGGGCCAATTCCCACCTCCTCCTCCAGGTATGCAAGGCTACCCACCAATGGGTATGCCAATTATGGGTATGCCAAATACTCAAAATAAATGTAatgataaaagaaattcCTCAACGACTGAAGgagataataatactaataatgCTAATGACGCTAATTTAAAACAGTTTATTCCCATGATGCCTCCACCACCACCAGGTTTTATGCCAATGGGAGGTATGCCAATGAATTTTAATGGTAATATGCAATTTCCTCCTAATGGCATGATGATGCAACATATGCAACcaccaaataataataaccCCGGTGACAGAGACGGTAATGATACAAATAATGGAACTAATAACGCTCAAAGATTCTTTCCTATGATGCCGCCAAACCCAAACCAGGGATTTCCTAATGTCCCACCGTCTGGTATTCCAAACAGAACCGGCCaagaaaaacaataa
- the ADD66 gene encoding Add66p (similar to Saccharomyces cerevisiae ADD66 (YKL206C); ancestral locus Anc_1.522), which translates to MSTEQTTLLLPLVSTGNVPQLSVDLILHSLSDEFEFVKSIDSTFLHPFVGPLDYGIDQTEPVLYTQSSFLETPSVKKFSTALELFYNKSKRVYVLQQRTPTIQGYLNNFIKDTLIPLIKELQITNISVLDSFGPLDEKIIKRKLQSNNHNHKNIDPFFSMGVCELQSIGNLVSNFDSTLRLQMDPDTSLHYTNSIFKFTPSSLIDEISTDQPIFKLTYHLLNDQNLTNLKEVKYCTLFVHEGDNSIDAKLFCEHLPDLINSSSDCKITKFRTPISWKGVYGFSELPSTFEEGIYI; encoded by the coding sequence ATGTCTACCGAACAAACTACTTTATTACTTCCTTTGGTTTCTACCGGTAACGTACCACAACTCTCTGTGGACTTGATTCTGCATTCTCTGTCTGATGAGTTTGAATTTGTAAAATCTATCGATTCAACATTTTTACACCCGTTTGTGGGCCCTTTAGATTACGGTATCGACCAAACTGAACCTGTTCTATACACACAATCATCGTTTTTGGAAACTCCTTCtgtcaagaaattttctacTGCGCTAGAGCTGTTTTATAACAAGTCGAAGAGAGTGTACGTACTACAACAAAGAACACCTACCATTCAAGgttatttgaataatttcattaaagaTACATTGATTCCTTTAATAAAAGAGTTACaaattacaaatatatCCGTATTGGATTCTTTTGGTCCCTTagatgaaaagattataaagagaaaattaCAAAGTAATAATCATAATCATAAAAACATCgatccatttttttccatgGGTGTCTGTGAATTACAATCAATTGGTAATCTAGTAAGCAACTTTGATTCTACTCTGAGATTGCAAATGGATCCCGATACGTCTTTGCATTACACCAACtcaatctttaaattcacACCATCAAGTTTAATAGATGAAATTTCCACTGATCaaccaattttcaaattgacGTACCATCTTTTAAatgatcaaaatttaacGAACCTAAAGGAAGTCAAATACTGTACACTTTTCGTACACGAAGGTGATAATTCGATAGATGCAAAATTATTCTGTGAACATTTACCTGATCtaatcaattcttcatccGATTGCAAAATTACAAAGTTCAGGACACCGATTTCCTGGAAGGGCGTTTATGGATTCAGTGAACTTCCCTCAACGTTCGAAGAAGGCATATATATCTAA
- the OPI3 gene encoding bifunctional phosphatidyl-N-methylethanolamine N-methyltransferase/phosphatidyl-N-dimethylethanolamine N-methyltransferase (similar to Saccharomyces cerevisiae OPI3 (YJR073C); ancestral locus Anc_1.526), with the protein MNQTAEKIIETIPVTGGVDFKRIASELVGSIDFHDCYFQKSLLFIVFNPVFWNIVARLEYSTHFLTKLAGGNAKRGCYLLAIIIFTLGIGRDLMFEKALRLQPSLPLFQNLYVKMLGYVFTAIGQVFVLTSMYQLGVTGTYLGDYFGILMDHRVTSFPFNVSNNPMYQGSTLTFLGYTLLFAKPAGLIVTAMVHLMYKIALRFEEPFTAKIYAQKQLDERRKHK; encoded by the coding sequence ATGAATCAGACAGcagaaaagattattgaaaCGATTCCCGTCACTGGCGGGGTTGATTTCAAGAGGATTGCGAGTGAATTAGTGGGatcaattgattttcaCGATTGttatttccaaaaatcgctattatttattgtatttaaTCCAGTGTTTTGGAACATTGTGGCCCGTCTCGAGTATTCTACACATTTTTTGACGAAATTGGCTGGCGGTAACGCAAAGAGAGGATGTTACTTACTAGCTATTATAATTTTCACTTTAGGCATTGGTCGTGATTTAATGTTTGAAAAAGCTCTTCGTTTGCAACCTTCTTTGCCcttatttcaaaatttgtacGTGAAAATGCTTGGATATGTGTTCACTGCAATTGGACAGGTATTCGTCCTTACATCCATGTACCAATTGGGTGTCACAGGTACATATCTCGGTGATTATTTCGGTATATTAATGGATCATAGAGTCACCTCTTTCCCATTCAATGTCTCAAATAATCCTATGTACCAAGGGTCTACGTTGACATTTCTTGGCTATACTCTGTTATTTGCCAAACCAGCAGGTTTAATTGTCACAGCAATGGTTCATCTCATGTACAAGATCGCTTTAAGATTCGAAGAACCATTCACCGCAAAGATTTACGCTCAAAAGCAGCTTGATGAACGAAGAAAACATAAATAG
- the MOG1 gene encoding Ran GTPase-binding protein MOG1 (similar to Saccharomyces cerevisiae MOG1 (YJR074W); ancestral locus Anc_1.529) has protein sequence MCAMKVSLYGGAITSVIPEGFLDASMLREVPDTQEVFVNSRKENESFVDGLGMNESIVVDLLQRVDAVNDDAALKVHIEEIASLNDAQEGFQVLKHDKINGNSQSCIIVESALKWGKQDLKESVLICVGLIRLKDVDTDALITINVPLTQQETGLKSETLPSRALAAYSLLHDMIKQFKVIDNSLFMQ, from the coding sequence ATGTGTGCTATGAAAGTATCTCTATATGGTGGTGCCATTACTTCAGTGATTCCTGAGGGGTTTCTAGACGCTTCCATGTTACGTGAAGTTCCTGACACTCAGGAAGTATTTGTTAACAGTCGTAAAGAAAACGAAAGTTTCGTGGATGGACTGGGGATGAATGAAAGTATAGTAGTGGATTTGCTCCAGAGAGTGGATGCTGTTAATGATGATGCAGCTCTCAAAGTccatattgaagaaattgcaTCTCTCAACGATGCTCAAGAGGGATTCCAAGTCTTGAAGCATGATAAGATCAATGGAAACAGTCAATCGTGTATTATTGTAGAGTCTGCTCTTAAATGGGGAAAACAAGATTTAAAAGAAAGCGTCCTCATCTGTGTTGGTTTGATAAGACTAAAGGACGTTGATACGGATGCCTTAATTACTATAAATGTGCCATTAACTCAACAAGAAACTGGACTTAAAAGTGAAACTTTGCCCTCCAGGGCCCTGGCAGCCTACTCATTGCTCCATGACATGATCAAACAGTTCAAAGTCATCGACAACTCTCTCTTTATGCAATAA
- the HOC1 gene encoding alpha-1,6-mannosyltransferase (similar to Saccharomyces cerevisiae HOC1 (YJR075W); ancestral locus Anc_1.530) — translation MAKVSRGFWNPKRLVWFILCSIVAIIFVVRFFNNSDSTNLQNILQNLPKEISQSINNAASRQNSDLDILAEFERLAEEIALKQDYQMQQMEKQRRLIEKKIKELKPLPSDLTLREKLAFTFEYEPKRKFPAFIWQTWKLDANPRDTLLNKENWDEKNPGFVHEILNDDIMHAFVRHYYSTIPEVIEAYNVLPSLVLKIDFFKYLILLARGGVFADMDTVPLRPIPNWIPEDMNPNDIGLIVGVEHDAEHGSNNWKNKYIRRLQFGNWVIQAKPGHPVIREIVAHITEETIQRMLEGQLKVNIRNDLSIMSWTGTGIWTDVIFTYLNDYMKSGLLEKITWMHFHKLTKPRLLSDILVFPEFSFNAPYTIENDDLHKEMYFTTHESTKFWKAAPKVAK, via the coding sequence ATGGCTAAAGTGTCTAGAGGTTTTTGGAACCCCAAACGTTTGGTATGGTTCATCCTATGTAGTATAGTAGCTATCATTTTCGTTGTTAGgttcttcaataattcaGATAGTacaaatttacaaaatattttacaaaatttgcCAAAAGAGATCTCTCAGAGTATAAATAATGCTGCCTCCAGACAGAATTCTGATTTGGATATCCTGGCTGAGTTCGAAAGACTTGCAGAAGAGATAGCTCTGAAGCAAGACTATCAAATGCAACAGATGGAGAAACAACGTCgtcttattgaaaaaaagatcaaagaattgaaacCGTTACCAAGTGATCTGACTTTGCGTGAAAAATTAGCTTTTACTTTTGAGTATGAGCCAAAGAGAAAGTTCCCTGCTTTCATTTGGCAGACTTGGAAGCTCGATGCAAACCCAAGAGATACATTGttgaataaagaaaattgggATGAGAAAAACCCAGGTTTTGTTCatgaaatattgaatgatgaCATTATGCATGCATTTGTTCGTCACTATTACTCAACAATTCCTGAAGTCATTGAAGCTTATAACGTTTTACCTTCACtggttttgaaaattgatttcttcaaatatttgattttattgGCGCGTGGTGGTGTCTTTGCTGATATGGATACTGTTCCGTTAAGACCTATCCCAAATTGGATTCCAGAGGACATGAATCCAAACGATATTGGGTTGATTGTGGGTGTTGAACACGACGCAGAGCATGGGTCTAACAACtggaaaaataaatatattagaAGATTACAATTCGGTAATTGGGTCATTCAAGCCAAACCAGGACATCCTGTTATTAGGGAGATTGTTGCTCATATCACGGAAGAAACCATACAGCGTATGCTCGAGGGACAACTGAAAGTTAATATTAGAAATGATTTGAGTATCATGTCATGGACCGGTACCGGTATCTGGACCGATGTTATCTTCACTTACCTCAATGATTATATGAAAAGTGGATTACTTGAAAAGATTACCTGGATGCACTTCCACAAATTAACCAAACCTAGACTTTTAAGTGACATACTTGTATTTCcagaattttcatttaatgcGCCATACACAATTGAGAATGATGATTTACATAAGGAGATGTACTTCACAACGCATGAGTCAACAAAGTTTTGGAAAGCTGCGCCAAAAGTTGCGAAGTAA